In Gossypium raimondii isolate GPD5lz chromosome 12, ASM2569854v1, whole genome shotgun sequence, a single window of DNA contains:
- the LOC105764497 gene encoding transcription factor MYB16, translated as MQQSPCSDKVGLKKGPWTPEEDQKLLSYIQEHGGGSWRGLPAKAGLQRCGKSCRLRWINYLRPDIKRGKFSSQEERTIIQLHALLGNRWSAIAAHLPKRTDNEIKNYWNTQLKKRLTKIGIDPATHRPKTDTLGSTPKDAANLSHMAQWESARLEAEARLVRESKRVSNPPQNQFRFTSSSAPPLVSKIDVGLAHATKPQCLDVLKAWQRVVTGLFTFNTDNLQSPTSTSSFTENRLPISSVGFIDSFLGNSNNSCCGNNWECVEKSSQVAELQERLDNSMGLHDILDFSSDDVWFQGSYRAENMMEGYSDTLMVCDSGDHQKSLSMEPRQNFNVGTSNASSFEENKNYWNNILNFANASPSGSSVF; from the exons ATGCAGCAGTCTCCATGTAGCGACAAGGTGGGGTTGAAGAAAGGGCCATGGACTCCAGAAGAAGACCAAAAACTCTTGTCTTATATTCAAGAACACGGCGGTGGAAGCTGGCGCGGCTTGCCCGCAAAAGCTG GACTTCAAAGATGTGGCAAGAGTTGTAGACTTAGGTGGATTAACTACTTAAGACCAGATATCAAAAGAGGAAAGTTCAGTTCGCAGGAAGAACGAACCATCATTCAACTCCATGCCCTTCTTGGAAACAG gTGGTCGGCTATTGCGGCTCATTTGCCAAAAAGAACAGACAATGAGATCAAGAACTACTGGAATACACAGTTGAAGAAAAGATTGACCAAGATAGGGATCGACCCTGCAACTCACAGGCCTAAAACCGATACCCTCGGTTCAACTCCCAAGGATGCCGCTAACCTTAGCCACATGGCTCAATGGGAGAGTGCTCGGTTAGAAGCTGAAGCTAGATTGGTGAGAGAGTCGAAACGAGTTTCAAACCCTCCGCAAAACCAATTTAGGTTCACGTCTTCATCGGCTCCTCCACTGGTAAGCAAAATTGATGTTGGTTTGGCTCATGCTACTAAACCGCAATGCCTCGATGTACTCAAAGCTTGGCAACGTGTAGTCACTGGATTGTTCACTTTCAACACTGACAACCTCCAATCTCCAACATCGACGTCGAGCTTCACGGAAAACAGGTTACCAATCTCATCTGTCGGATTCATTGACAGCTTTTTGGGGAACTCAAATAACAGCTGTTGCGGAAATAATTGGGAATGTGTGGAGAAATCGAGCCAAGTTGCCGAGTTACAGGAAAGATTGGATAACTCAATGGGGTTGCATGACATATTGGATTTCTCCTCAGACGATGTATGGTTTCAAGGCTCATACAGGGCGGAAAATATGATGGAAGGGTATTCGGACACGTTAATGGTTTGTGATTCTGGGGATCATCAGAAGAGTTTGTCAATGGAGCCTAGACAAAACTTTAATGTTGGAACAAGTAATGCTAGTAGTTTCGAAGAAAACAAGAATTACTGGAACAACATCCTTAATTTTGCGAATGCTTCCCCATCTGGTTCTTCTGTCTTTTGA
- the LOC105764500 gene encoding transcription factor MYB106, with protein sequence MLSKMRPPSPNRKKEVRLKRGPWTAEEDKLLTAYIQKHGYGSWGSLPHKAGLERCGKSCRLRWINYLRPDIKRGKFSLEEEQTIIQLHAFLGNRWSAIAAHLPKRTDNEIKNHWNTHLKKRLIKMGIDPMTHKPSTSPSPKNGSNLSHMTQWESARLQAEARLVRESKQVVPNLTTRPTRRSQLTRSSPRCLDVLKAWQGIVAGMFVFSTQDPRSLTTSTLRFPGWVEAEEWRGQGKKGSSDADDAWFEEDSVILHSLPIANIMEGLSDAFILNSWMGVDKSTDENTVMENGNCWDSVLNFLNSSPCGSPVLG encoded by the exons ATGCTAAGTAAAATGCGGCCACCGTCTCCGAACAGAAAGAAAGAGGTGAGATTGAAGAGAGGGCCATGGACAGCTGAAGAAGACAAATTACTGACGGCTTACATTCAAAAACATGGCTATGGTAGCTGGGGTTCCTTGCCTCACAAAGCTG GACTTGAACGATGTGGGAAGAGCTGCCGACTGAGATGGATTAACTACTTAAGACCTGATATCAAAAGAGGAAAGTTTAGTTTAGAGGAAGAACAGACCATCATTCAACTCCATGCCTTTCTTGGAAACAG gtggtCGGCAATAGCGGCACACTTGCCTAAGAGAACAGACAATGAGATCAAGAATCACTGGAACACACATCTAAAGAAAAGGTTAATCAAAATGGGTATTGATCCCATGACTCACAAGCCCTCAACCTCCCCATCACCGAAAAATGGTTCAAATCTAAGCCACATGACCCAGTGGGAGAGTGCACGTCTCCAGGCTGAAGCCAGGTTGGTCCGTGAGTCAAAACAGGTTGTCCCAAATCTTACCACCCGCCCCACTAGGAGGAGTCAACTCACCAGAAGCAGTCCCAGGTGCCTTGACGTACTCAAAGCCTGGCAAGGTATAGTTGCCGGCATGTTTGTTTTCTCCACCCAGGATCCCAGGTCCCTAACAACCTCAACTCTTCGTTTCCCTGGATGGGTAGAAGCTGAGGAATGGCGGGGCCAGGGAAAGAAGGGTTCCAGCGATGCTGATGATGCATGGTTTGAGGAGGACTCAGTCATACTACACAGTCTACCTATTGCAAATATAATGGAAGGTTTGTCGGatgcttttattttgaattcatGGATGGGTGTCGACAAATCAACAGATGAAAACACTGTAATGGAGAATGGTAATTGCTGGGATAGCGTACTCAACTTCTTGAATTCTTCACCATGTGGTTCGCCTGTGTTGGGATAA